The Deinococcus sp. Marseille-Q6407 genome has a window encoding:
- a CDS encoding ABC transporter permease, whose translation MTRRPAPAAWKAFLGRFPGDSLSGWLIAAPSLLFLALLLALPLARTLLEGGIQLEVWTQPYFQRRLLWTLAQAGLTAGLALLLGVPLAYLLSRYRLPGGQVMLRLLLLPFVTPVLVAVLGLNALLGPRGWLSGLLPFSPSDGPLLILLGNLFFNLPVMIRLSHGGFSRISPSLPGAARTLGAPGWRAALNVGLPLALPGIAAGAILTFLYSALSFGLPLVLGGAKYATLEVEIYTLTAYQLRLGEASALIVGQLLLTLAATWAYVGLTGSARGTPARKLPRATGGTLWLGLGLMTLVFILCFVPLLAVVARGLVGPAGLTLGFWQVVLNDPQTGHALGNTLRFGALALLGATLLGGLHALGAARARSRLLDLLSMLPLMVSPVSLAVGYLLAYPRQAATLPMLIAAYTLLACPLVTRSLLPALRALPQHTLEAARTLGASGWQSWRSVTLPLTLPALRGGMALSLATVLGEFGATLVLTRPEWATLSVELYQKLGRPGERNLGEACALATILLALALLSFWLLDGGEGEVT comes from the coding sequence ATGACCCGGCGCCCGGCCCCGGCTGCCTGGAAGGCTTTCCTGGGCCGTTTTCCCGGTGACTCGCTGAGTGGCTGGCTGATTGCCGCGCCCTCGCTGCTGTTTCTGGCGCTGCTGCTGGCGCTGCCGCTGGCCCGCACCCTGCTGGAAGGCGGCATTCAGCTAGAGGTCTGGACCCAGCCGTATTTTCAGCGCCGGCTGCTCTGGACTCTGGCCCAGGCGGGGCTGACAGCGGGGCTGGCCCTGCTGCTGGGGGTGCCGCTGGCCTACCTGCTCTCGCGCTACCGGCTGCCGGGCGGGCAGGTAATGCTGCGGCTGTTGCTGCTGCCGTTCGTGACGCCGGTGCTGGTGGCGGTGCTGGGGCTGAACGCCCTGCTGGGGCCGCGCGGCTGGCTGAGCGGCCTGCTGCCTTTTTCGCCCAGCGACGGCCCGCTGCTGATTCTGCTGGGCAACCTCTTTTTCAACCTGCCGGTGATGATCCGGCTCAGCCACGGCGGTTTTTCGCGGATTTCGCCCTCGCTGCCGGGGGCCGCCCGCACGCTGGGGGCGCCCGGCTGGCGAGCGGCGCTGAATGTGGGGCTGCCGCTGGCACTGCCGGGCATTGCGGCCGGGGCCATTCTGACTTTTCTGTATTCGGCGCTCAGCTTCGGGCTACCGCTGGTGCTGGGCGGGGCCAAATACGCCACGCTGGAAGTGGAAATCTATACCCTGACCGCCTATCAGCTGCGGCTGGGCGAGGCCAGCGCCCTGATCGTGGGCCAGCTGCTGCTGACACTGGCGGCGACCTGGGCCTATGTCGGTCTGACCGGCTCGGCGCGCGGCACGCCGGCCCGCAAGCTGCCGCGCGCTACTGGGGGCACGCTCTGGCTGGGGCTGGGGCTGATGACGCTGGTGTTTATACTGTGTTTTGTGCCGCTGCTGGCGGTGGTGGCACGCGGGCTGGTGGGGCCAGCCGGGCTGACCCTCGGTTTCTGGCAGGTGGTGCTGAACGACCCACAGACCGGGCACGCCCTGGGCAACACCCTCCGCTTTGGGGCGCTGGCACTGCTGGGCGCCACGCTGCTGGGCGGGCTACACGCGCTGGGGGCCGCCCGCGCCCGCTCGCGGTTGCTGGACCTGCTCTCGATGCTGCCGCTGATGGTGTCGCCGGTATCGCTGGCCGTGGGTTACCTGCTGGCCTACCCGCGCCAGGCTGCCACACTGCCGATGCTGATTGCCGCCTATACCCTGCTGGCCTGCCCGCTGGTGACCCGCTCACTGCTGCCGGCACTACGGGCGCTGCCGCAACACACCCTGGAAGCCGCCCGCACCCTGGGCGCCAGCGGCTGGCAGAGCTGGCGCAGCGTGACCTTGCCGCTGACCCTGCCGGCCCTGCGCGGCGGCATGGCGCTCTCGCTGGCGACGGTGCTGGGCGAATTCGGCGCCACGCTGGTGCTGACCCGGCCGGAATGGGCCACCCTCAGCGTGGAGCTGTACCAGAAACTGGGCCGCCCCGGCGAGCGCAACTTGGGCGAAGCCTGCGCCCTGGCAACCATTCTGCTGGCTCTGGCCCTGCTGAGCTTCTGGCTGCTGGACGGCGGCGAGGGCGAAGTGACCTGA
- a CDS encoding thiamine ABC transporter substrate-binding protein has product MNYKSALILSPLLALCACNAPEQSSSSAQTGSSQATSVQSTATSTTQTGMAEASAGQTTSAAPAAQGQAPAASGSSAAENRDKIGGDLKVIVHDSFALSDGMLDKFKQQTGVTVQIIKAGDAGEMLNRLILTKKAPLADVVYGLDNSMLPRARAEGLLEPYRSPALSSVPAQYRLDEDGLLNTVDYGIVALNYDRAAWAKTGLPLPKTLDELKNKDYASRLVVPSPATSSPGLALLLATVNELGEEGAWQWWNAAKANGMKIVGGWSDAYNTEFTRSGGKYPLVLSYGTSPAAEVFYAENYDPASLPAEAPTGNLFIPGTIYLQLEGVGILKSAGNQAAAKAFVDWMLNPEVQKDLPTNMWVYPAAEGTQLDPVFGLAETTELKPVKPELTQNPQAVVDAWVENVQRK; this is encoded by the coding sequence ACAGCCACCAGCACCACGCAGACAGGCATGGCTGAGGCCAGCGCCGGTCAGACCACCTCAGCGGCGCCTGCGGCCCAAGGTCAGGCCCCGGCGGCCAGCGGCAGCAGCGCAGCCGAGAACCGCGACAAGATCGGCGGCGACCTGAAAGTGATTGTCCACGATTCCTTTGCGCTGAGCGACGGCATGCTGGACAAGTTCAAGCAGCAGACCGGCGTGACGGTGCAGATCATCAAGGCGGGCGACGCCGGCGAGATGCTCAACCGCCTGATTCTGACCAAGAAAGCGCCGCTGGCCGACGTGGTGTATGGGCTGGACAACTCCATGCTGCCGCGTGCCCGCGCCGAAGGCCTGCTGGAGCCTTACCGCAGCCCGGCACTCAGCAGCGTGCCGGCGCAGTACCGCCTGGATGAAGACGGCCTGCTGAACACCGTAGACTACGGCATCGTGGCCCTGAATTATGACCGGGCTGCCTGGGCCAAGACCGGCTTACCGCTCCCCAAAACACTGGACGAACTGAAGAACAAGGACTATGCCAGCCGTCTGGTGGTGCCCTCGCCGGCCACGTCTTCGCCGGGGCTGGCGCTGCTGCTGGCGACCGTCAACGAACTGGGCGAAGAGGGCGCCTGGCAGTGGTGGAACGCGGCCAAGGCGAACGGCATGAAAATCGTGGGCGGCTGGAGTGACGCTTACAACACCGAATTCACCCGTTCCGGCGGCAAATACCCGCTGGTGTTAAGCTACGGCACCAGCCCGGCCGCCGAGGTCTTCTACGCCGAGAACTACGACCCAGCCAGCCTGCCGGCCGAGGCACCTACCGGCAACCTGTTTATTCCCGGCACCATCTACCTGCAGCTGGAAGGGGTGGGCATTCTGAAAAGTGCCGGCAACCAAGCCGCCGCCAAGGCTTTCGTGGACTGGATGCTGAACCCGGAAGTGCAAAAGGACCTGCCCACCAACATGTGGGTGTACCCGGCCGCCGAGGGCACCCAGTTGGACCCGGTGTTCGGTCTGGCCGAAACCACCGAGCTGAAGCCGGTCAAGCCGGAACTGACCCAGAACCCGCAGGCTGTGGTAGATGCCTGGGTAGAAAACGTGCAGCGGAAGTGA
- a CDS encoding cysteine hydrolase family protein, translating into MTLQPDQRTALLLVDIQEGFRSPVWGQRNNPQAEAQAARLLARWRERGWPVVHIQHLSGEPDSPLKKGSAGTAFQAAVQPLPGEPVMTKSVNSAFIGTGLEEYLRSQAITGLVIAGLTTDHCVSTTTRMAGNLGFQTWLVGDAAATFGKEDAQGRFFDAETLHQAHLASLHGEFAQVVQADELLQGLAQ; encoded by the coding sequence ATGACTCTTCAGCCTGACCAGCGTACGGCCCTTCTCCTGGTGGATATCCAGGAAGGCTTTCGCTCTCCTGTGTGGGGACAGCGCAACAATCCCCAGGCTGAGGCGCAGGCGGCGCGGCTCCTGGCCCGCTGGCGCGAGCGGGGCTGGCCGGTCGTTCATATTCAGCACCTGTCCGGTGAGCCGGATTCGCCACTGAAAAAGGGCAGCGCCGGTACAGCCTTTCAGGCGGCCGTGCAGCCTCTACCCGGCGAGCCGGTCATGACCAAATCGGTCAACAGTGCCTTTATCGGTACGGGGCTGGAAGAGTATCTGCGCTCTCAGGCGATAACTGGTCTGGTCATCGCTGGACTGACCACCGACCACTGCGTCAGCACAACCACCCGCATGGCGGGCAACCTGGGCTTTCAGACCTGGCTGGTCGGAGACGCTGCGGCGACCTTTGGCAAAGAAGATGCTCAGGGCCGGTTTTTTGACGCCGAAACCCTGCACCAAGCTCACCTTGCCAGCCTGCACGGTGAATTTGCACAAGTGGTGCAAGCTGACGAGCTTTTGCAGGGCTTGGCCCAATAG